The stretch of DNA TATTTAAAGGGAAAAGACAATTATGTAGCTGATGCGTTATCGAGGATAACCATCAAGGAATTACAGAATATCACTGGATCTATACATAAAGTCACTACTAGAAATCAAAGTAGACAGAAATCCTGCGCAGGAAATCAACAAACAGAATTGCCTAGGCAATCTGAAGAAAAAGCTTCAAAGCCCAACGTATATGAAGTCATTAATAATGACGAAGTACGTAAAGTAGTGACCTTGCATGTAAATAATAACATGTGTTTATTCAAACACGGAAAGAAAATTACAGCAAGTTATGATGTTAGCGATTTGTATACTAATGGAACCTTTGCCTAGGTCAATTCTTCCAAAGGCTTGAAAAGCAGGCCGGTATTAACAAAATCAGCCAACTCAAGGTGGCACTgtgggaaaatatctttgaactagtttcaattgataattttaagATAATGGGCAATAAACTATTGAAATTATTGagagtagcgctactcaacccggtgaccaaaataaacaataaaaaagaacaagaaGCTATACTGTCTACATTCCATGATGATCCAATCCAAGGAGGTCACACAGGCATTACAaaaaccttggccaaggtccagagacactactactggaaaaatatgtccaaagaCATAAAAGAGTACATAAGGAAATGTCCAAAATGCCAAAAGTCCAAAACGACTAAAAATACCAAGACCCCTGTCTGGTTATGCAGCCCGCACCTGATGACCCAGCggctaaacaacaacaatacatTTGCTCTGCGTAGCAAAGCTTTACCTCTCCTCCTGCCTTCTGCATAACATAAACTTTatcactctctcgctctattTGCATAGCTGCCCTTGGCCGTCCGCTAACTGCAGCAGAAATTCTTTTGTCAGTTCGTCTCCGTTTGTCTTCACCTACGCCTGAAAACGAtcagcttaaatatttgcctaTAACCAGTTTCGGACCATTTCGGGTCATAAATATCCGCAGCGGCAATTCGGCTGGCCTGCGCTGATAATTGATAGAAAACTTCGtggcttaataaatattgcatataATTTATAACGTTTTAAAACAAGTGCGTATTTTTTGGGTCAAAAAGAAATTGGACAATTCGACAGCTATTGAAAAAGCTCAATAGCTCaacatttggtgaccccgacgtgATCTTGGCTAgtaaaaacattaaacatttcgGTTTAATAATTGTGCCAAGCGCGTAAACAATTTCGTTTAGTGCATTGCTTGTGGCTGTACTTTGCCGCGCCGCGCTAGGCaaacgtacatacatacatacacatatatgcACCGGTACTTTTGCGTGTACTCTTTGCTCTCGTTCTCCTGCTTGCTGTTCATTTGCCGTCGGTAACAGCTATTCGAATTCGCTTCCCGCCTATTTTGTGCAGTAACTCTGACAAAATACGTTCGCTTGTGTGCGGGCATCATTGCGGTACAAAGAAAAATCTGCAGTGCATGTCAAACTGTTGGCTGCAGTTTATATTGTGagctaataaaataaaatgtcgaCCCCAGAAACTCCTCAGTTTTCGCCGCCCAATCGAGTTACGCTCTTTAAGCGTAGGGCAAACGCGATAGCTGCCCATGCTCAAAAAATTGCTTCTGGCCTTACTGCCGATAGGGTTAAGGCCGTTCCTGAGGAGGAGCTCACCCTGAAACTTgagcttataaataaaaccgaaGCCTCTTTCTCATTGGCTCATGATTCGTTGGAGGAACTCGATTATGAGGAAATTGGCAGCAAAGCGCGGGACGACTTTGAGGATTTGGTGTTCTCCATGAGATCGGTGGTGCTGCAAGAGCTGGGAAAGCGCAAATTCCAAGGAGTTCCGTGTTCAACCATGCATCCAGAGGTGGCCATGGAGGCCGCTGCGCCTGCTCCAAGAAGATCGTGCCTTCCTGAGCTTAAGTTGCCAACCTTCAGCGGCGGCTACACTGAGTATGCCGATTTTATTTCAATGTTCCTGACAATTATTGATAGGAATAGTGATCTTGCTCCAATTGAGAAGCTGCAGCACCTGAAATCATGCCTGAAAGGTCCAGCTTTAGATGCCGTTCGTTCGCTGGAGATCACTGACTCTAACTATGGAGTAGCGCTGGAATTACTTGACAATCGCTTCAATAATAAACGCCTTATTTTTCAGGCTCACATAACAGATATTTTTGGTTTGTCAAAGGTGGAAAGTGCATCAGCTGTGAAGCTGCGTGAGCTCTCCGATAAGCTCAATGCCAATCTTCGAGCGCTTCAGAGTTTGGGAACCTTGGAGGAGATCGCTGGTTGCATTCTTGTTCATACGCTGCTGCAAAAAGTTGACCCGACTACCCAGGCTAAATGGGAAGAGTCTGCCTCTCTGGACAAAATACCCACCTGCGCAGAATTTACTAAATTTCTGGAGAAGCGATGCCAGAAACTGGAGAATGTGGAGCATGCTGCTTTATCCAATGGTGGCAATTCGCAAGCTTCAAGGCCCAGGAGGTTCAGCAGTCATGGGAGAAGTTCGTTTGTCGCCACTAGCATCACAGCCTCGACCAGATTGTGCGTTATGTGCCAGGGTGCAAATCATGGCATTTATAATTGCGCTCAATTCTCCAGCCTTTCTCCTCAAGCTCGTCTGCGTGAAGCTAAACGGCTAGCCTTATGCCTAAACTGCCTCAAATCTGGACATCAATTGAGGAATTGTAGTTCGGGCTCCTGTCGAGCATGTGGATCTAAGCATCATAGCCTTCTACACTTTCCCGCACCGCCTGTAACAGAGCCCCCACAACCTGCTCCACCTAACGTGCCATCGTCGTCAAATGCTGTTCCAAATGTATCGTCAAACTTCTCGCTCGCTTCGTCGTCATCGCAATCCGCTGCTTTAGTCGCTCAGAATCTTGATACGGATTGTGTTTTGCTTGCCACTGCAGTCATCAGTGTGCAAAATCGCTCTGGTTCGTGGGTTCCTTGCCGCGCCTTGCTCGACTCGGGATCTCAGTTGCATATCATTACTTCTCGCCTCGCACACTCGCTTCAGTTGCCGAAAGTCAAATCCACGGCCACTGTATCTGGACTTGGAGACTCTAAATTTTGCTCGGATGGTTTTTCGGTAAATATTACTCTAAAGTCTCAAGCTTCAGATTTCGTCTCCAGTATCTCGGCTTTGGTTGCGCCTGCCATCACGGACGACCAGCCTAGCTTCACCGTCAGCCCAGAGGACTGGAACATACCTTCCAACATTCGCCTGGCCGATCCACAGTTCTTCAGATCACAAAGAATTGActtattaattggagcaagtCTATTCTTTGAGCTGCTATGCGTTGGCCAAATGAAGTTGTCTGATGGGCTCCCGTTGTTGCAAAAAACTCGATTGGGATGGGTTGTCACTGGCGGAGGATCAGCGCCACGCCAGTCAGCGGCCTTGGCGGTCCAAGCTACTGCAGGGACGTTAGTCGGAGATGACGCTCGTCTGGAGAGCGTTGTGCGGAAGTTTTGGGAAGTTGAAAACGTTGGAGAGTCTGGATCTCAACGTACCAAAGAGGAACTCGATTGTGAAGCTCATTTCAACGCCAACTTTACTCGGCTGCCGTCAGGAGAATACTCGGTTCGCCTGCCAACCAAGCATAGTGTTGAAATCCTGGGAGATTCATATCAACAAGCTTATCGTCGTTTCGTTAACCTGGAGAACAAACTGGATCGTCATCCTCATCTCAAAGCTCAGTACTCGGCATTTATTCGTGAGTACCTCGATCTGACTCATATGTCTCTTGTGGATTTAGACTCACGGAATTTATGCAAGTTTTATTTGCCGCATCACTGCGTCATTAAAGAGGATAGCACAACTACGAAGCTGCGTGTTGTCTTTGATGGGTCTGCCAAATCATCGTCTGGATACTCATTGAATGAGTTGCTCATGGCAGGGCCCACCTTGCAGCCGAGATTGTTCAACACATTGTTGCAGTTTCGCACATTTCCTGTCGCCCTAACCGGCGATATTTGCAAAATGTATAGATGCGTTCGGATTGCTGAGCCGGATAGTTACTTGCAGTGCATTTTGTGGCGTGATTCACGGCAAGAGGAAATTCGTGTTTATAGGCTGGACACTGTCACCTATGGAACTAAACCTGCCTCGTTTCTGTCAGTTCGAGCCATGCATCAGTTGGCAGAAGATGAGAAGGCATCGTTTCCCCTTGGCGCCAAAATACTTTTGCGAGACTTCTACGTGGGTGATCTCATCACAGGAGGCAACTCGACACAAGACGTCTTGGAGATCATGCGGCAGACCACTGGACTTCTCGAAAGGGGCAATTTCAAGTTGAGAAAATGGTGCTCAAACGATCCTGCTTTGCTGCAGCAAATCCCAGAGGCCGAAAGGGATTCATTCTTGAAGTTCGACGATGGCAGCGACATTACAAAAACGCTTGGACTTGCTTGGGATTCGTCGTCGGACGTTTTGCTGTTCTCCACATCGCCAATGAAAATTATTGCCAAACCAACCAAGCGCTCAGTCTTGTCTACGATCGCTTGCTTTTATGATCCTCTAGGTCTTATTTGTCCTGTAATTACTAaagccaaaatatttttacagaagATCTGGAGAGAGAGACTCGACTGGGACGAAAGCTTGCCTGCAGCGCTTAATTCATCGTGGCTAAGTTTGTCGGCCAATATTTGTGAGACGCAAAAGCTCCAGTTTCCTCGACTAGCACTGAACCCAAACAACGTGATCGAAGTCCACGGATTCAGTGATGCCAGTATTGACGCATACGGAGGCTGCATTTACGTCGTGTCCATGGAGGATGACCGAAGGATTGCCCATCTCCTCTGCGC from Drosophila kikkawai strain 14028-0561.14 unplaced genomic scaffold, DkikHiC1v2 scaffold_186, whole genome shotgun sequence encodes:
- the LOC121502334 gene encoding uncharacterized protein, translated to MSTPETPQFSPPNRVTLFKRRANAIAAHAQKIASGLTADRVKAVPEEELTLKLELINKTEASFSLAHDSLEELDYEEIGSKARDDFEDLVFSMRSVVLQELGKRKFQGVPCSTMHPEVAMEAAAPAPRRSCLPELKLPTFSGGYTEYADFISMFLTIIDRNSDLAPIEKLQHLKSCLKGPALDAVRSLEITDSNYGVALELLDNRFNNKRLIFQAHITDIFGLSKVESASAVKLRELSDKLNANLRALQSLGTLEEIAGCILVHTLLQKVDPTTQAKWEESASLDKIPTCAEFTKFLEKRCQKLENVEHAALSNGGNSQASRPRRFSSHGRSSFVATSITASTRLCVMCQGANHGIYNCAQFSSLSPQARLREAKRLALCLNCLKSGHQLRNCSSGSCRACGSKHHSLLHFPAPPVTEPPQPAPPNVPSSSNAVPNVSSNFSLASSSSQSAALVAQNLDTDCVLLATAVISVQNRSGSWVPCRALLDSGSQLHIITSRLAHSLQLPKVKSTATVSGLGDSKFCSDGFSVNITLKSQASDFVSSISALVAPAITDDQPSFTVSPEDWNIPSNIRLADPQFFRSQRIDLLIGASLFFELLCVGQMKLSDGLPLLQKTRLGWVVTGGGSAPRQSAALAVQATAGTLVGDDARLESVVRKFWEVENVGESGSQRTKEELDCEAHFNANFTRLPSGEYSVRLPTKHSVEILGDSYQQAYRRFVNLENKLDRHPHLKAQYSAFILRAMHQLAEDEKASFPLGAKILLRDFYVGDLITGGNSTQDVLEIMRQTTGLLERGNFKLRKWCSNDPALLQQIPEAERDSFLKFDDGSDITKTLGLAWDSSSDVLLFSTSPMKIIAKPTKRSKIWRERLDWDESLPAALNSSWLSLSANICETQKLQFPRLALNPNNVIEVHGFSDASIDAYGGCIYVVSMEDDRRIAHLLCAKSRVAPLKTLTVPKLELSAAVLLAQLIQEHVFGYIYKFRHRIRQPGLTSEHVRCGTQMLIRSIQRVHLNDEYHCLLRGRPIKASSSIASLSPIIDELGLLRVGGRLKNSALDYEARHPLILPRQHPVTRAIILHFHRRNLHSGPRSLLASIRQQFWPIGGRKTVASAVSKCIICFRAKPHVAGHIMADLPEDRVSASYAFQVTGLDFCGPFYHKSEVRNKAPIKCYVCIFICFSTKAVHLELVQDLSTSAFLSALRRFILIRGKPARIWSDNATNFVGAKNELADLKRLFLNASHQTAIDDFCLTDSIEWRFIPPRSPHFGGLWEAVKTAKYHFYRSVGPAILPADDLRTLVCHIAAIINSRPLVSLSEHPGDLDVLTPAHFLGTAPLALFPEPDYTNLNLNRLDRWQKISFYQQLFWSRWKQEYLTLLQQRSKWRTQKTDVQLGDVVLVKDENLPSLKWPLARVVNLVAGSDNVARVAVLKTATGLINRAVAKLCVLPKQDEVESPCLPTGGECLVMQPAPDDPAAKQQQYICSA